CACACCGGACGACGGAGGGGCTTTCACACCGCTTGCCCGTGCGGCACGGTTCACGCCCGATCGGCGGCCGTCAGGGAGCGACCCGGCGGGGGTACGCGTCGGCCTCGCGCGCCCACTGCTCGGCGGCCACGGAGAGGGCGTCGGCGGAGACGGTGAGCGTCAGCGGGTAGACCGCGCCCGGCGGCTGCCGCCGCATCCAGGGCGGCAGCGACTCGCACGAGAACTCGACCGTCAGCGCCAGCCGGCGACGCCGCAGCACCCGGGTGCGGAAGGCCAGGTTCGGCTCGGTGAAGCGGGCCACCGCCGAGGGCTCCGCCGGATCGCCGGTCGTCTCGGCCTGCTGCCGCAGCCAGCCCGCCAGCACGTACGCCTCGGCCACCGTCAGGCAGGGTTCGAGGTGCGACCAGGCCTGCCCGTCGGCGGTGCGGGCGTCCGTCTCGACGAGCAGCCAGTCGTCCCAGTCCGCCGCCTCGTCCGGGTCGTCCGGCGGCCCGACCCCGGGCTGGTAGCCCACGGGCCGGATCCTGACCCGGGCGCCGTCGTCGGAGCGGATCTCCATGCTGCCATCATGACCGATCCAGGGGGCGTTGTTGAGGCATCCACGCAGGTCAGGGCACCCGGCGGGCAGCGCACCGGGAGGCGGGTGCCGGTCAGCGCACCGGGTCGTGGGTGCCCCTCGGCACGTCGGGCCGGCAGCGGCGCAGCCGATCGGCGGCCATCCGCCCGCCGACGGCCAGCCCGTAACGCTCCACGGCGGCCAGCCCGTACGCGCTGCACGTCGGGGTGAAGCGGCACTGCCCGGGCCAGCGGTGCGACAGCCAGCGCCGGTAGCCCAAAATCGCGGCCCGCCCGGCCCGGTCCACCAACGGCACCCGCCCGGCGGCAGCGGTCGGCGTCGTCGACGCCCGGCCGGGCGCCACGAGCCGGGCGAGCAGCGCCCCGAGGGTGAGCAGGAACGAGAAGAGCCCCAGATCGCAACAGGGCACGTCGCAGCTGGGCATGTTGCAGTTGCACGCGTCGCAGTTGTCGAACCAGTCCTTCTTCTTCTTGCGACGCCGGTCGCCCCTCAGGTTGATCACAGGGAACATGATGCGCCGGCCGCGCCACCCGCGATCCCTCGGCCTGCGCTCGGGGTGCTC
The nucleotide sequence above comes from Micromonospora sp. M71_S20. Encoded proteins:
- the yidD gene encoding membrane protein insertion efficiency factor YidD, translating into MFPVINLRGDRRRKKKKDWFDNCDACNCNMPSCDVPCCDLGLFSFLLTLGALLARLVAPGRASTTPTAAAGRVPLVDRAGRAAILGYRRWLSHRWPGQCRFTPTCSAYGLAAVERYGLAVGGRMAADRLRRCRPDVPRGTHDPVR